The Mercenaria mercenaria strain notata chromosome 10, MADL_Memer_1, whole genome shotgun sequence genome contains a region encoding:
- the LOC123560735 gene encoding zinc finger protein 862-like, translated as MNQLKYFAGAQQGKALKKPTTPTPAAEKRRKYEKEVRKRTFQSSWQIGRRWLMYDESKKVLSCSTCVCYFNTPEKIASFKGDGKNWLDGVSSLKKDNITKHETSKSHLLANERQPLPETGSPKLTKAAEALRKLRNIDRKQLIYKVLNAHAVAKSDMTFKTYVRLCELDHAKGLNVNTTYETDKSGNQFIHFIAKDTINNIHRAVQEAKYVSVTIDGCADSSGIEQESLYVHFATNGTVHQHFLCFVSPSTTSAQDIYNAVNTSLDGYVPGIMEKLVCLACDGASNMMGVRKGLAALLKTDHPELVAIHCLAHRLELGIRDAFKKLKLFGKSMTLLVGLYYFYKKSLKQRKELLNAFEIVQEKALMPTRAGGTRWVSHIVKSVPVLFKLYRGFMTHLANASHKNSKAGGLYKIAIIALKEILEPVQRLSLLLQRSDTNLGEEQILLLGQGDKLSFRKQKKQTTVVADAPVTVSDEDEDGAAYELPAVTSDEQYDSSSSEDSDYESGYDSDENYEINAEKLMQYI; from the exons ATGAATCAGCTAAAATATTTTGCTGGTGCACAGCAGGGGAAGGCGTTGAAAAAACCGACAACACCAACCCCGGCGGCAGAGAAAAgacgaaaatatgaaaaagag GTCAGGAAACGCACGTTTCAGTCAAGTTGGCAGATTGGGAGGAGATGGCTGATGTATGATGAAAGCAAGAAAGTTTTGTCCTGCAGCACATGCGTGTGTTATTTCAATACACCAGAAAAAATTGCATCGTTTAAAGGTGATGGTAAAAATTGGTTGGATGGCGTGAGTAgcttaaaaaaagataatattacAAAGCACGAAACTTCAAAGTCCCATCTTTTAGCTAATGAACGTCAACCACTCCCTGAAACAGGTAGCCCCAAATTGACCAAAGCTGCTGAAGCTCTTCGTAAACTTAGGAATATCGACAGAAAACAACTGATATACAAAGTCCTTAATGCTCATGCTGTTGCAAAGTCGGACATGACGTTTAAAACCTATGTTCGCCTTTGTGAGTTGGATCATGCAAAAGGGTTAAATGTAAACACCACATATGAAACAGATAAATCTGGGAATCAGTTTATTCATTTTATAGCAAAAGATACAATTAACAACATACATCGTGCAGTACAGGaagcaaaatatgtatcagtcaCAATTGATGGGTGCGCAGATTCATCAGGCATTGAGCAAGAGTCACTGTATGTCCATTTTGCTACAAATGGTACTGTGCACCAACATTTTCTATGCTTTGTTTCACCATCAACTACTTCAGCACAAGATATCTACAATGCTGTAAACACTAGTTTAGATGGCTATGTCCCAGGCATAATGGAAAAGCTTGTTTGCCTTGCATGCGACGGTGCTTCAAACATGATGGGGGTACGTAAGGGTCTAGCTGCACTGCTGAAAACGGACCATCCAGAACTGGTTGCAATACACTGCTTAGCGCACAGACTGGAACTTGGAATTAGGGATGCATTTAAAAAGCTAAAACTATTTGGCAAGAGCATGACTCTATTAGTAGGCCTGTATTACTTCTACAAAAAGAGCTTAAAGCAACGAAAAGAATTgttaaatgcatttgaaatagttcaagAAAAAGCTCTCATGCCAACACGAGCGGGTGGCACACGCTGGGTATCGCACATAGTGAAGTCAGTACCAGTGCTCTTCAAACTATACAGAGGTTTCATGACCCATCTAGCAAATGCATCTCACAAGAACAGCAAAGCTGGGGGCCTTTACAAGATAGCAATAATTGCTTTGAAG GAAATACTGGAACCTGTCCAGCGACTGTCCCTGTTGTTACAACGTAGCGATACAAATCTTGGAgag GAACA AATTCTTCTACTAGGTCAAGGAGACAAGCTTTCTTTTCGGAAGCAGAAAAAACAAACTACTGTTGTTGCAGATGCTCCTGTCACAGTCAGTGATGAAGATGAAGATGGGGCAGCTTATGAACTTCCAGCAGTGACCAGTGATGAGCAGTACGACAGCAGCAGCTCTGAGGACTCAGATTATGAGTCAGGATATGATTCGGATGAAAACTATGAAATCAATGCTGAAAAACTTATGCAATATATatag